A single region of the Anguilla anguilla isolate fAngAng1 chromosome 17, fAngAng1.pri, whole genome shotgun sequence genome encodes:
- the LOC118217403 gene encoding LIM domain-containing protein 2-like, which produces MDSRTAPEDKPVQRSKSFSFKTQREVCSSCQKTVYPMERLVADKLIFHTTCFCCKHCNTKLSLGSFAALQGEFYCKPHFQQLFKSKGNYDEGFGRRQHKELWANKDAEKITKSA; this is translated from the exons ATG GACAGCAGAACTGCCCCAGAAGACAAACCTGTGCAACGCTCCAAG TCCTTCAGCTTTAAGACGCAGAGGGAGGTGTGTTCATCCTGTCAGAAGACTGTGTACCCCATGGAGAGGCTGGTAGCAGATAAACTCATCTTCCACACTACCTGCTTCTGCTGTAAACACTGCAACACCAAactcag tCTGGGCTCCTTCGCCGCCCTGCAGGGCGAGTTCTACTGCAAGCCGCACTTCCAGCAGCTGTTCAAGAGCAAAGGGAACTACGACGAGGGCTTCGGCCGCCGGCAGCACAAGGAGCTGTGGGCCAACAAGGACGCCGAGAAAATCACCAAGAGCGCGTGA